CGGTCCACCAGACCGGATTGTCAGAGGAATAAAAGGCCTGACGGGCTGCCAGAACCTTCAGACCCATCCGAAGGGCCACGTAAACGAGCACCAGCGCCGCTGCCCAGCCCAGCGCGGATGGCGCCACGAGAAATCCGGCCGCCACATAGACAAAGGAAAAGACCGGCCGCTCGAACCGATATAAAAATGTGGTGAAATGTTCCTGATCCTTGTAGAAGTTCAGAATGACGGCACTCCAGATCATACCGGTGAACAGGGGCGCAAACTTAAAGTAAATGGTGGCCACCGAAAGCACCAGAATATGCGCCACCAGCACCACCGCCAGGTTATAATCGTTTGGTTCGCGTCCCAGCATGAGTACCGCCAACGCCCCGCCCACCACGCCGACCAGCACGTTGATCACAATCCATTCCAGCGGACGGAATCCCAGCCCGGCCGAGACATCGGGCACCAGATAGGCAATCACCAGCCCGAATACCGAAATGGCAATCACATCGGTGGAAACCGTGATGATGTTGAATTGTCTGATCAGGCCCGCCGGCGCCTGCACCTGGTTTTTGATCAGAATGGTGATCAGTTCACGCGAGTTCGAAATCATGATGAGCACCAGCGTGATCAGGACGGCCAGCCAGGCATGCGGAACCTCTCCGTACACCTTCCATAAAATCAGCCAGCCGCCCGCCAGCAGCAAACCACCGAGAATGAACGGGAAATACACCATTTTCCATTCATCCGAATTCTTATCCAGAAAATTGCGGAAGTTGAACCGGCTGCCGAAAATGATCCCGTACAGCAGCGTCACCACCGACACCCAGTTATCGGCATGGATATCGGGCAGTGTATCGGGTGCGGCATGCAGAAACAGGGCCAGCAGGAATCCGAGCAGGATGTAGTCGAGGTTGGTATGAAAAAGCCGGTCTTTTCCGATTTTCTCCTTCAGATAGGTGAGTGCCATGAGCACCATCAGAAAACCGGCCGCCAGCAGAAGATTCAGCATAGAGGTCCAGATTAACGGAACAACCAGCGAAAATAACAAACCCGGCGGTCAATTCTGTACATGAAATGTAGAATGGACCGGTATCTTCGATCTTTACCTGTGCAGGCTCCGTGACACCCGACCGGTGACCGGCCATCTAATCAGGCAAAAAAAAGGAGTTTCCATGTTACTGAGACAATTTGCCGATGAAGGAAATCTGGCCTATCTGCTGGCGGATGAAGCCACAGGCGAAGCCGTAATCATCGACCCGATCCGCGAGAAGGTAAATGACCTGGTGGCCATTGTACACCGCGATAAGCTGAAGGTCACAGCCGTGATTGATACCCACAGTCACGCCGATCATTACACCGGCGCAGGCATCCTCCGTGAAAAACTGGGGTCGGCCGTCATCATGAGCAAAGCCACCGGCGACCAGCGGAAGTTCGATGCCGATCTGGGAAAGAAATTCGGGATTGAAGACATTCTGTCCTACAATTCCACCATTCAGGTGGATCGGTATGTGGGCACCGGTGATACCCTGCAGGTCGGATCGGTCACCATCACATTTTACGAAACCCCGGGTCACACACTCAATTCTCTTTCTCTGAAAGCCGGCCACTACCTCTTCACCGGCGATTCCCTCATGATCGGACAGACCGGTCGGCTCGATCTGCCCGGCGGAAATGCAGCAGCCATGTTCAATTCGCTGCACAAGGTCATTGCCCCGCTGGCCGGTGACGACACCATCCTCTGCCCCGGACATGATTACGACCATCACACCAGCCGTTTTCTGAAGGATGAACTGGCAGTGAATCCGTTCTTTAAACCGCAGACGGCCGCCGAATTCACCGACTTCACCAGTCAGTTTTTCCCGCCGCTGAAACTGGATGACATGGGAGGCGTCTCGAAGATTCAATGCGGGGCAGCGGGCGGACCGGCTCCGGAACCCGAAAAGGGCGTGTTTAACATTCTTCCTGCCGATCTGAACGACAAGATGGAATCGGATGCCTCCTGGGTGCTGATTGATGTGCGTGAACCTTTTGAAACCGCCAACGGCATGGCTCCCAAAGCGGTGAACATTCCCATGAGCCAGCTCGAAACCCGTCTGGGCGAAATCCCGAAGAACAAGCGCGTGGCAATCATCTGTGCCTCGGGTGGCCGCAGTGCCCGCGTCGCCGGATTCCTTCACCAGCAAGGCTGGCCCACGATTTACAACGTCTCGGGCGGCATGATGAGCTGGATGATGAACTTCCTTCCCGTGAACCGGTAAAATACAATCCGGACATTGAGGTTCTCGAAATGTCCGGACCCTGCTTATCCCC
The Bacteroidota bacterium DNA segment above includes these coding regions:
- a CDS encoding MBL fold metallo-hydrolase, with translation MLLRQFADEGNLAYLLADEATGEAVIIDPIREKVNDLVAIVHRDKLKVTAVIDTHSHADHYTGAGILREKLGSAVIMSKATGDQRKFDADLGKKFGIEDILSYNSTIQVDRYVGTGDTLQVGSVTITFYETPGHTLNSLSLKAGHYLFTGDSLMIGQTGRLDLPGGNAAAMFNSLHKVIAPLAGDDTILCPGHDYDHHTSRFLKDELAVNPFFKPQTAAEFTDFTSQFFPPLKLDDMGGVSKIQCGAAGGPAPEPEKGVFNILPADLNDKMESDASWVLIDVREPFETANGMAPKAVNIPMSQLETRLGEIPKNKRVAIICASGGRSARVAGFLHQQGWPTIYNVSGGMMSWMMNFLPVNR